In the genome of Streptomyces sp. NBC_00190, one region contains:
- a CDS encoding glycosyltransferase family 2 protein, producing the protein MSPHSQSTASYQAPATPEFPRHVVTAVLVAHDGARWLPRTLAGLLGQERPAQNHVAADTGSADDSARLLTEAFGDDRVLHLARRTGFGTAVDESARNAGTLTPEDLPYLKRPSGWDPVSRTWRDDAYDLPDLPHGEPVQWLWLLHDDSAPEPDALTELLRVAEENPDAAVIGPKLRGWYDKKQLLEAGVTIARSGRRWTGLDRREQDQGQHDQVRPVLSVSTAGMLVRRDVYDELGGFDRRLPLMRDDVDLCWRAQSAGHTVLVAPDAVMRHAEASARERRTVDCAGRTSASPHRVDKAGAVYTMLANSSGRALPYVLLRVLLGTVLRTLAYLIGKAPGQAVDEFTGLLATLLRPGRILAARKRRRRPVVPAADLRPLFPPPGASLRANAEQLAGYFADGRDSEAAPAGRHGGGSILNAPGEDDFRDTERFARLKRIARNPAPVLFGLLLLVSLAACRSLIGGGSLMGGALLPAPDGGFELWRAYTDGWQPVSTGSTAAAPPYIAVLGALATLLFGSTQAALTLLLVGSVPLAGLTAYFASRPLVASRLLRAWAAVAYAFLPAVTGALAGGRLGTAVLAVLLPLIARSAVAAFALGAADGERTSWRAVWTYTLLLTVATAFTPVVWPLAAALGAAALVMRRAQWKTYGPRLIAGLAVPVLVLAPWSLGLFTHPGSLLHEAGLPYGAGSASALDLLGTSPGGPGTTGGVLLLGIVLAALGALLRTDRRFAVRAAWATALAGLLLAVLLNRTAWAGPATLVYGLALLVAAALGADGARERVAARNFGWRQPLAALIALTAAAGPLLTAAGWLIAGADGPLQRRDPVQVPAFVAEAGGDDNQTRTLILAVDQPATVSYSLVRGSGGRLGDAETAARTGSDPRLDKVVSNLVAGSGADQSSQLSAYAIRFVMFRPGGPEDIRRVLDATPGLSRRHQQDGTALWGVEPWLPRAVIVSGKQGEAPIPVAAGPVEAHGKIPAGEAGRVLRIADRADSGWRATLDGKPLKPKTLDGWAQGFELPADAGRLDLVHEHSLVRTVWHWAQGVLALVLLVMALPGRRERLDDDLPEEEAVIPAQPGPGEAGEGRRARRLREQAAPAPVPVEAAVAADPYADIPAQPVYGEEAYGQDAYAYQPHPDQGGYAYEPQAQPYGQAPGYEQYPFPQQQQPVQDPDQQQYPYPYDTYGQYDPRPDGSPQQ; encoded by the coding sequence ATGTCCCCGCACAGCCAGTCGACGGCCTCTTACCAGGCCCCCGCCACACCCGAGTTCCCCCGGCACGTCGTCACCGCGGTCCTCGTCGCCCACGACGGCGCCCGCTGGCTGCCCCGGACACTCGCCGGCCTCCTCGGCCAGGAACGCCCCGCGCAGAACCACGTCGCCGCCGACACCGGCAGCGCCGACGACTCCGCGCGGCTGCTCACCGAGGCGTTCGGCGACGACCGCGTCCTGCACCTCGCCCGCCGCACCGGATTCGGCACCGCCGTCGACGAATCCGCCCGCAACGCGGGCACCCTGACCCCCGAGGACCTCCCGTACCTCAAGCGCCCCAGCGGCTGGGACCCCGTCAGCCGCACCTGGCGCGACGACGCGTACGACCTGCCCGACCTCCCCCACGGCGAACCCGTCCAGTGGCTCTGGCTCCTGCACGACGACAGCGCGCCCGAGCCCGACGCCCTCACCGAGCTGCTCCGCGTCGCCGAGGAGAACCCCGACGCCGCCGTCATCGGCCCCAAGCTGCGCGGCTGGTACGACAAGAAGCAGCTCCTCGAAGCCGGCGTCACCATCGCCCGCAGCGGCCGCCGCTGGACCGGACTCGACCGCCGCGAACAGGACCAGGGCCAGCACGACCAGGTCCGCCCCGTCCTGTCCGTCTCCACGGCGGGCATGCTGGTGCGCCGCGACGTCTACGACGAGCTCGGCGGCTTCGACAGACGCCTGCCCCTGATGCGCGACGACGTCGACCTCTGCTGGCGCGCCCAGAGCGCCGGCCACACCGTCCTCGTCGCCCCCGACGCCGTCATGCGCCACGCCGAGGCCTCCGCCCGCGAACGCCGCACCGTCGACTGCGCGGGCCGTACGAGCGCGAGCCCGCACCGCGTCGACAAGGCCGGCGCCGTCTACACGATGCTCGCCAACAGCTCCGGCCGCGCCCTGCCCTACGTCCTGCTGCGCGTCCTGCTCGGCACCGTGCTGCGCACCCTCGCCTACCTCATCGGCAAGGCCCCCGGCCAGGCCGTCGACGAGTTCACCGGCCTCCTGGCAACCCTGCTCCGCCCGGGCCGGATCCTCGCCGCCCGCAAGCGCCGCCGCCGACCCGTCGTCCCCGCCGCGGACCTGCGCCCGCTCTTCCCCCCGCCGGGCGCCTCCCTGCGGGCCAACGCCGAACAGCTCGCCGGCTACTTCGCCGACGGCCGCGACTCCGAGGCCGCCCCCGCCGGCCGGCACGGCGGCGGCAGCATCCTCAACGCGCCCGGCGAGGACGACTTCCGGGACACCGAGCGGTTCGCGCGCCTCAAGCGGATCGCCCGCAACCCCGCGCCCGTCCTCTTCGGCCTCCTCCTGCTCGTCTCCCTCGCAGCCTGCCGCTCCCTCATCGGCGGCGGCTCCCTCATGGGCGGCGCCCTGCTCCCCGCCCCCGACGGCGGCTTCGAGCTCTGGCGTGCCTACACCGACGGCTGGCAGCCCGTCTCCACCGGCTCCACCGCCGCCGCACCCCCATACATCGCCGTCCTCGGCGCCCTCGCCACCCTGCTCTTCGGCTCCACCCAGGCCGCCCTGACCCTGCTGCTCGTCGGCTCGGTCCCGCTCGCCGGACTCACCGCGTACTTCGCCTCCCGGCCGCTCGTCGCCTCCCGGCTGCTGCGCGCCTGGGCCGCCGTCGCCTACGCCTTCCTCCCCGCCGTCACCGGAGCCCTCGCCGGCGGCCGCCTCGGCACCGCCGTGCTCGCCGTCCTGCTCCCGCTGATCGCCCGCTCCGCCGTCGCCGCCTTCGCCCTCGGCGCAGCCGACGGGGAGCGGACGAGCTGGCGCGCGGTGTGGACGTACACCCTCCTGCTGACCGTGGCCACCGCCTTCACCCCCGTCGTGTGGCCGCTCGCCGCCGCCCTCGGGGCCGCCGCGCTGGTCATGCGCCGAGCGCAGTGGAAGACGTACGGACCGCGGCTGATCGCCGGCCTCGCCGTCCCCGTCCTCGTGCTCGCCCCCTGGTCGCTGGGCCTGTTCACACACCCCGGCAGCCTCCTGCACGAAGCCGGACTGCCCTACGGAGCCGGCTCCGCCTCCGCCCTGGACCTGCTCGGCACCAGCCCCGGCGGCCCCGGCACCACCGGCGGCGTGCTGCTGCTCGGCATCGTCCTCGCCGCCCTGGGCGCCCTGCTGCGGACCGACCGGCGGTTCGCCGTCCGCGCCGCCTGGGCCACCGCCCTCGCAGGGCTGCTCCTCGCCGTCCTCCTCAACCGGACCGCCTGGGCCGGACCCGCCACCCTCGTCTACGGGCTCGCCCTGCTGGTGGCCGCCGCGCTCGGCGCGGACGGCGCCAGGGAGCGGGTCGCCGCCCGCAACTTCGGCTGGCGCCAGCCGCTGGCCGCGCTCATCGCCCTCACCGCCGCCGCCGGACCGCTCCTCACCGCGGCCGGCTGGCTCATCGCCGGAGCCGACGGCCCGCTCCAGCGCCGCGACCCGGTGCAGGTGCCCGCCTTCGTCGCCGAGGCGGGCGGTGACGACAACCAGACCCGCACCCTGATCCTCGCCGTGGACCAGCCCGCCACCGTCTCCTACAGCCTCGTCCGCGGCTCCGGCGGCCGCCTCGGCGACGCCGAGACCGCCGCCCGCACCGGCAGCGACCCCCGCCTCGACAAGGTCGTCTCCAACCTCGTCGCCGGCTCCGGCGCCGACCAGTCCAGCCAGCTCAGCGCCTACGCCATCCGCTTCGTCATGTTCCGCCCCGGCGGACCCGAGGACATCCGCCGCGTCCTCGACGCCACCCCGGGGCTCAGCCGGCGCCACCAGCAGGACGGCACCGCGCTCTGGGGCGTCGAGCCCTGGCTGCCGCGCGCCGTCATCGTCTCCGGCAAGCAGGGCGAGGCCCCGATCCCGGTCGCCGCCGGTCCCGTCGAGGCCCACGGCAAGATCCCGGCCGGTGAGGCGGGCCGCGTGCTGCGCATCGCCGACCGCGCCGACTCCGGCTGGCGGGCCACCCTCGACGGCAAGCCCCTCAAGCCGAAGACCCTCGACGGCTGGGCACAGGGCTTCGAACTGCCCGCCGACGCCGGCCGCCTCGACCTCGTCCACGAGCACTCCCTCGTGCGCACCGTCTGGCACTGGGCGCAGGGCGTCCTCGCCCTGGTCCTGCTCGTCATGGCCCTGCCCGGCCGCCGCGAACGGCTCGACGACGACCTGCCCGAGGAAGAGGCCGTGATCCCCGCCCAGCCCGGCCCGGGCGAGGCCGGCGAGGGCCGCCGCGCCCGCCGCCTGCGCGAACAGGCCGCGCCCGCCCCCGTACCGGTCGAGGCCGCCGTGGCCGCCGACCCGTACGCGGACATCCCGGCGCAGCCGGTGTACGGCGAAGAGGCGTACGGGCAGGACGCGTACGCCTACCAGCCCCACCCGGACCAGGGCGGCTACGCCTACGAGCCGCAGGCGCAGCCGTACGGTCAGGCGCCGGGGTACGAGCAGTACCCGTTCCCGCAGCAACAGCAGCCGGTCCAGGACCCGGACCAGCAGCAGTACCCCTACCCGTACGACACCTACGGACAGTACGACCCGCGTCCGGACGGGAGCCCCCAGCAGTGA
- a CDS encoding WhiB family transcriptional regulator, with protein sequence MTELFQELLVEEADEELGWQERALCAQTDPESFFPEKGGSTREAKKVCLACEVRSECLEYALANDERFGIWGGLSERERRRLKKAAV encoded by the coding sequence ATGACCGAGCTGTTTCAGGAACTGCTGGTCGAGGAGGCGGACGAGGAGCTCGGCTGGCAGGAGCGCGCTCTGTGCGCCCAGACCGACCCCGAGTCCTTCTTTCCCGAGAAGGGCGGCTCCACCCGCGAGGCCAAGAAGGTCTGCCTCGCCTGCGAGGTCCGCTCCGAATGCCTTGAGTACGCCCTCGCCAACGACGAGCGATTCGGCATCTGGGGCGGTCTGTCCGAGCGCGAGCGCCGCCGGCTGAAAAAGGCAGCGGTCTGA
- a CDS encoding cysteine dioxygenase yields MNSASTPTYAESDLQIAGDILAVQHLLQPAREHPATVAEFVGLARSIAEDRASWEHLVQYDATTRWYHRLRTGPGYEVWLLSWVPGQGSGPHDHGASSGVLTVLEGELTEHHTRGRLALGAGSQRVFAPGYAHEVVNDTLEGAVSLHVYFPGLTEMPMHSCSPARQESVPA; encoded by the coding sequence ATGAACAGCGCCAGCACCCCCACGTACGCCGAGAGCGACCTCCAGATCGCCGGCGACATCCTCGCCGTCCAGCACCTCCTCCAGCCCGCCCGCGAGCACCCGGCCACCGTCGCCGAGTTCGTCGGCCTCGCCCGCTCCATCGCCGAGGACCGCGCCTCCTGGGAGCACCTCGTCCAGTACGACGCCACCACCCGCTGGTACCACCGGCTGCGCACCGGCCCCGGCTACGAGGTGTGGCTGCTCAGCTGGGTCCCCGGCCAGGGCAGCGGCCCGCACGACCACGGCGCCTCCTCCGGCGTCCTGACCGTCCTCGAAGGCGAGCTCACCGAACACCACACCCGCGGACGGCTCGCCCTCGGCGCCGGCTCCCAGCGGGTCTTCGCCCCCGGCTACGCCCACGAGGTCGTCAACGACACCCTCGAAGGCGCCGTCAGCCTGCACGTCTACTTCCCCGGCCTGACCGAGATGCCGATGCACAGCTGCTCCCCGGCGCGCCAGGAGTCGGTCCCCGCCTGA
- the cofD gene encoding 2-phospho-L-lactate transferase, producing MRIVVLAGGIGGARFLRGLKVAVPDADITVIGNTGDDIHLFGLKVCPDLDTVMYTLGGGINEDQGWGRTDESFTVKEELAAYGVGPTWFGLGDRDFATHIVRTQMLGAGYPLSAVTEALCDRWQPGVRLLPMSDDRVETHVAITDPATGERRVVHFQEYWVRLRAAVDAEAVVPVGAEQAKPAPGVLEAVAAADVIIFPPSNPVVSVGTILAVPGIREAVAAAGAPVVGLSPIVGGAPVRGMADKVLAAVGVEATAAAVARHYGTGLLDGWLVDTADADAVAEVEAAGISCRAVPLMMTDLEATAEMARAALELAEASR from the coding sequence ATGCGCATTGTTGTTCTGGCCGGCGGTATAGGCGGCGCCCGGTTCCTCCGCGGCCTCAAGGTCGCAGTCCCCGACGCGGACATCACGGTCATCGGCAACACCGGTGACGACATTCACCTGTTCGGGCTCAAGGTGTGCCCCGATCTGGACACGGTGATGTACACCCTCGGCGGTGGCATCAACGAGGACCAGGGCTGGGGCCGTACCGACGAGTCCTTCACCGTCAAGGAGGAACTCGCGGCGTACGGGGTCGGGCCCACCTGGTTCGGCCTCGGCGACCGCGACTTCGCCACCCACATCGTCCGTACGCAGATGCTCGGCGCGGGCTACCCGCTGAGCGCCGTCACCGAGGCCCTGTGCGACCGCTGGCAGCCCGGGGTACGGCTGCTGCCCATGTCCGACGACCGGGTCGAGACCCACGTCGCGATCACCGATCCCGCCACCGGCGAACGGCGGGTCGTCCACTTCCAGGAGTACTGGGTCCGGCTGCGCGCCGCCGTGGACGCGGAGGCCGTCGTCCCCGTCGGGGCCGAGCAGGCCAAGCCCGCGCCGGGCGTGCTGGAGGCCGTCGCGGCCGCCGACGTGATCATCTTCCCGCCGTCGAACCCGGTGGTCTCGGTGGGGACGATCCTCGCCGTGCCCGGCATCCGGGAGGCCGTGGCCGCCGCCGGGGCGCCCGTCGTGGGCCTCTCCCCCATCGTCGGGGGCGCGCCGGTGCGCGGAATGGCGGACAAGGTGCTGGCCGCGGTCGGCGTGGAGGCCACGGCCGCCGCGGTCGCCCGCCACTACGGGACCGGGCTGCTCGACGGCTGGCTGGTGGACACGGCCGACGCGGACGCCGTCGCCGAGGTCGAGGCCGCCGGGATCTCCTGCCGCGCGGTGCCGCTGATGATGACCGACCTGGAGGCCACCGCGGAGATGGCCCGGGCGGCGCTGGAACTGGCGGAGGCCTCGCGGTGA
- a CDS encoding coenzyme F420-0:L-glutamate ligase — protein sequence MTDAHASAAPVPSYEVRAVEGIPEVRPGDDLAKLITVAAPDLRDGDVLLVTSKIVSKAEGRIVAADSREDAIDAETVRVVARRGHLRIVENRQGLVMAAAGVDASNTAPGTVLLLPEDPDASAAAIRAGVRDVLSVDVGVVVTDTFGRPWRNGLTDVAIGSAGVRVLDDLRGGTDAHGNALSATVVATADELAAAGDLVKGKAAGLPVAVVRGLAHVLGEGSAARDLVRTPADDMFRLGTSEAVREAVTQRRTVRAFTAEPVDPGAVRRAVAAAVTAPAPHHTTPWRFVLLESEASRVRLLDAMRDAWIADLRSDGKSEESIAKRVRRGEVLRGAPYLVVPCMVTDGSHDYGHARRDAAEREMFVVAMGAGVQNFLVALAGERLGSAWVSSTMFCRDVVREVLGLPEDWDPMGAVAVGHAAQPPRERPSRSAADFIEVR from the coding sequence GTGACCGACGCGCACGCCTCCGCCGCGCCCGTTCCCTCCTACGAGGTACGGGCCGTCGAGGGCATACCCGAGGTCAGGCCGGGCGACGACCTGGCGAAACTGATCACGGTGGCCGCGCCCGACCTGCGGGACGGGGACGTCCTGCTGGTCACCTCGAAGATCGTCTCCAAGGCCGAGGGCCGGATCGTGGCGGCGGACTCGCGCGAGGACGCCATAGACGCGGAGACCGTACGCGTGGTCGCGCGCCGGGGTCACCTGCGGATCGTCGAGAACCGGCAGGGCCTGGTGATGGCGGCCGCCGGGGTCGACGCCTCCAACACCGCCCCCGGCACGGTGCTGCTGCTGCCCGAGGACCCGGACGCCTCGGCCGCCGCGATCCGCGCGGGGGTGCGCGACGTCCTCTCCGTGGACGTGGGCGTGGTCGTCACCGACACCTTCGGGCGGCCCTGGCGCAACGGGCTCACGGACGTGGCGATCGGCTCGGCCGGAGTGCGGGTCCTGGACGACCTGCGGGGAGGCACGGACGCGCACGGAAACGCCCTGAGCGCGACGGTCGTGGCGACCGCGGACGAGCTGGCCGCCGCCGGCGACCTGGTCAAGGGCAAGGCGGCCGGGCTGCCGGTGGCCGTCGTCCGCGGGCTGGCCCACGTACTCGGCGAGGGCTCCGCGGCGCGCGACCTGGTGCGCACCCCGGCCGACGACATGTTCCGGCTGGGCACCTCGGAGGCGGTACGGGAGGCCGTGACGCAGCGCCGTACCGTACGGGCCTTCACGGCCGAGCCGGTGGACCCGGGCGCCGTACGGCGGGCGGTGGCGGCGGCCGTGACGGCGCCCGCCCCGCACCACACGACGCCGTGGCGGTTCGTGCTGCTGGAGTCCGAGGCCTCGCGGGTGCGGCTCCTGGACGCGATGCGGGACGCGTGGATCGCGGACCTGCGGTCGGACGGCAAGTCCGAGGAGTCCATCGCCAAGCGGGTGCGGCGGGGTGAGGTGCTGCGCGGCGCGCCGTACCTGGTGGTGCCGTGCATGGTGACGGACGGCTCGCACGACTACGGGCACGCCCGCCGGGACGCGGCGGAGCGCGAGATGTTCGTGGTCGCGATGGGCGCGGGCGTGCAGAACTTCCTGGTGGCGCTGGCCGGGGAGCGGCTGGGCTCGGCGTGGGTGTCCTCGACGATGTTCTGCCGGGACGTGGTCCGGGAGGTGCTGGGGCTGCCGGAGGACTGGGACCCGATGGGGGCGGTGGCCGTGGGTCACGCGGCCCAGCCGCCACGGGAGCGGCCCTCGCGGTCCGCCGCGGACTTCATCGAGGTGCGGTAG
- a CDS encoding DNA-3-methyladenine glycosylase family protein, with product MAGRFDPVDPLTRTTVRGGRTAVPAGQGRPVGAGAKERRWTPEGPVDLGLTLGPLRRGPADPTFRTTPDGSVWRATRTPDGPATLRLAGRPGQEVHAEAWGPGADWILEQLPALLGAGDDPAVFVPRHRLVHASHRRRPGLRLTRTGLVLESLIPTVLEQKITADEAYRAWRRLVRQYGEPAPGPQDLGLHVMPTARTWAMIPSWDWHKAGVDAKRAAAIVRAARVANRLEEAAAMALPEAARRLEAVPGIGPWTSAETLQRSNGDPDAVTTGDLHLPGIIGYALAGDRDADDAAMLELLAPYAGQRHRAARLILLAGHTPPRRMPRMPRTDIGRL from the coding sequence ATGGCCGGCCGCTTCGACCCCGTCGATCCCCTCACCCGCACCACCGTGCGCGGCGGCCGGACCGCCGTGCCCGCCGGGCAGGGGCGACCGGTCGGCGCGGGCGCCAAGGAACGCCGGTGGACCCCCGAGGGGCCGGTCGACCTCGGGCTCACCCTCGGCCCGCTCAGACGGGGCCCCGCCGACCCCACCTTCCGCACCACCCCCGACGGCTCGGTCTGGAGGGCGACCCGGACCCCCGACGGCCCCGCCACCCTGCGCCTGGCCGGGCGGCCCGGCCAGGAAGTGCATGCCGAGGCCTGGGGCCCCGGCGCCGACTGGATCCTCGAACAGCTGCCCGCGCTCCTCGGCGCCGGCGACGACCCCGCCGTCTTCGTCCCCCGCCACCGCCTCGTGCACGCCAGCCACCGCCGCCGCCCGGGTCTGCGCCTCACCCGTACCGGCCTGGTCCTGGAGTCCCTGATCCCCACCGTGCTGGAGCAGAAGATCACCGCCGACGAGGCCTACCGCGCCTGGCGCCGCCTCGTACGCCAGTACGGCGAGCCCGCCCCCGGTCCGCAGGACCTCGGCCTGCACGTCATGCCCACCGCCCGCACCTGGGCGATGATCCCGTCCTGGGACTGGCACAAGGCCGGGGTCGACGCCAAGCGCGCCGCGGCGATCGTCCGGGCCGCCCGCGTGGCGAACCGCCTGGAGGAAGCGGCCGCCATGGCCCTGCCCGAGGCCGCGCGACGGCTGGAGGCCGTTCCCGGCATCGGCCCGTGGACCTCCGCCGAGACCCTCCAGCGCAGCAACGGCGACCCCGACGCCGTCACGACCGGCGACCTCCACCTCCCCGGCATCATCGGCTACGCCCTCGCCGGGGACCGCGACGCCGACGACGCCGCCATGCTGGAGCTCCTCGCCCCGTACGCGGGCCAGCGCCACCGCGCCGCCCGCCTCATCCTCCTCGCCGGTCACACGCCGCCCCGCCGCATGCCCCGCATGCCCCGGACGGACATCGGAAGGCTCTGA